tgaaaataataattttatttattttcgaaatgaaataagtacttagtaattttatttattttcgaaataaaatagtaactttatttatttttgaaatacaattgtaattttatatattttcgaaataaaacttttattttttattattttagattagCCAATGGACGTTCGCCCAGAGCTCAGCACCTACTGTGTCGCGGTGTCGGGCGAGGGACTTATTTATGTAGTTGCGCATCGCGAGCACGTGGGTTCACGGCGATGAGGATTTTTGACCGCCGCAGGCGCCGCCGCCACCTTCCTTCCGCGCAGAAAAAGTACCTTTTTTAAGGaagtttttttattagtaagtttaaaaataaaaactgatttattgtttttataagaacaTTCGAGAAGCAAAGTGTTTGCCCGATAAACACATGTGAATACCTACGATTAGCTTGTGTTACAATGTCTTCTTTAATGGTTTCTGGTTATTCTTAATACAAAGTCTCTTGGGAAATCTTTTATTCTATAATTAAAACTTGATTGGGAACACGTGAGagttttattttaagctgtTGTCATGACGCTCTGTTTCATGCAAGGTCTAGACCGGAAAGAAAATAATAGTAAGTATCAAGCTGCTTATCATCCAGGGCAGGTCAAACAGTgattacttatacatatacGTAGGTATGAGGCCTAAATTTAACCAAAACTTACATATTTTAATTGTCAGTGAGATTTAACTAAAATAAtctgaaacacaaaaattatattgaccaaattgggaatgtccttaaaaaggtttagtacgatcttctGTGAACCAACGTGcttatatgaaacgattgatgacttTGGAGGAAGCACAAGAATATGcctacctcggtgggaaataggcgttggtttatgtatatatgcacCAAAAATAGATTAATTTCATGAattatacctaaatatttaaaGAGAGTCATATAAGTAGCACCTAAGTATTGGAGAAGCTTATtataatctccctagcgtttttcccagggtccgcttacctaacctattcgaaaacaaattcgacaatcattggtttaggcctgtgctggattcgaacctgtgacctcaaagtgagggtcaagcgttctaccaactgggctaccacggctaaaaATGCACAGATAAGAAATAGACATACAAGCTCATTGATGTTACTATTGGACAAGTTTGATACAACCAAATATTGTACCGCGCTCAATCCCCATAAATCCCGACTTGTCGGCAATAAAAGGGCGTATTGAATGCTTAAATGGCAAGGCTAGGCTACCGATTAAATATACAGTTCAAGTGAATTGCTTTCTTTTTCCGCCTTATTGCACTTACAGATGACCTTTATCACTCATCGAATTAACATCCTCGCGTATTTCCTCTTGTACGAAATTCCTTCCTCTCATTTTGCTTTTATCTGTCTTCAACTTTTTTGTTCATGTTTATCCTTAATATTTTTCCACAAAAGGAACAAAGGCGTGATGCAAATAAGCAAATTATTAACTTATGGAAATATCTGATACTCACGTCCGTATAAATTTCTTATATGGTAATAtagataataattacataacataaacaggccacaggcctcccctcaatcaactggaggggtatggagcatactccaccacgctgctccaaagcGGGTTggagataataattatatagtcCATACCCATATGGATATTTTGTACATAAATAGGCCTACTTGGGCAAGTTGGAATCAATCACTTTTGGCTTTTGTCACAGTTTACTTACTAGAAGGTTATTTACCGACACAGACaattcagaaccccgatactgaccccgccggcgtggtctacgatttccttcattcagcgcttatcgctatcgacccattagggttgattaattctttcaaatattatcctctcagacgacgccctgagtggaggttcgctcccaactgagcaaccttaggcctgttgttttaaatgttgtaccgggtccatgttatagttcctatgcctatgtaacaccccattatactacatggaatgcaataaataattgagaattgggtgagagccctcagcgctccccatttgtccggccaagtagttgatgccatttgcggcaaatctacaataagtcacgtaaaaaaaaaacataacgcaAAAACATACCTACTCATTGATGAACCTCtatatatgttactatagtaacctACTCAACTTCTATCATGAgaagaatcatccccctcagtattcggtacggtttCACTAATACTCTTTATATCCGTGACGATAAACAGCCTGGCGCTATCCGCCTTAGTTGAAAGTGCGTAtgtattattgattatatttacttatttatgtgtataaaacaaaattcatccttatattttttctttcaaggACAATTTGTGGCTGAGaagtattcatttattttcgttgttaattttttttgagtATTAAATTTGTTGATCGCCCAGCGACTGTTGATACCTTGAAACATTGGATGGCTGAACTCTTGCTGATTTATTACTATACTAGTTTTTGCCTGCGATTTTGTCcgcgtggacttcggttatcGTTGTAATTAAATACACTAAGTTTATCGGTGGAAAGTGGTCTATATCCTTCTCTGGTTTTCGATCTAACTATGCGCCAATTTTTATCCAAAACGATCGAGTGGTTAATATAcgacaaaacaacataatataaaaagttacttttgactttttttattaacttcactcgcattgtgagatcaatgaccaacatTAATTAATACGTATAGTGCGAAAATAAAAACCGTTTAAGTTGAGCaggtattattgtttttattacaaacCTGTTACGAATTAAAAGGAAACAAGCATATTTAATTTGTCACAAATAGTCTTTTCTAGTTCTGTGAATtggatttgaaaaataaattgaacgCAAATAGGTCAGtagtataaaaacaaaacatacatacataagatcacgcctatttcccgttggggtaagcagagtccaAGGaattacacaataaaaaaaagtttattaacgactgctaatgcagccgggaccaacggcttaacgtgccttccgagcagCACAATTACTTATATGAAACTAAAATCAGACGTCGTCGATACCATCGTCCATGGTTTGTATGCGCCCTTACTTAGATTGAGTTGTTATCCGTCACCGAAAGGTTTCCTAAAAGTTATTTTGTCTGTGTTCTCTTGGGTAAAACCGAAAAGTTGTATTTTTTCGTAATGGCGATCGAATATAAATCTTATAAATCGAACCTCCACGTGTTTATACTTTAAAACgatccaatatttttttcttgatttccttttttcttttttaattgacATGCTTCgcgttaaaataaattaacgcatctatttttatttttcatttgagTTTTCCTTGTTGATTATTGCAtaatatattaggtaggtatttaacataatattcgTTTAATAagcttatataattatttaggggCAGAACAGGTTATGGATATTCTATATCCGCATTTCTGTAGTTACGTAATTACTATTTGATGGTGTCTTGTCTTGAGGGATAAGTTATGGTATTTCATGAAAGAGCGCATCAGGTTAAAGTTAAAAAGGGCTTTGGAAATAGCGTGACGGCGATACCGCTTCTCCACGTTGGttcaacagaaagctcagtgaggtgtggatacttgggaatataatataattataatagtcgTGAGTTGATGTTATGAAAATAACGTGTAAAACAACTTCTGTGCCTGAAAATGGGAATAAATTCTAAAAAGTTATATAGACCAGCAATAACAGTTCCTACTGAGAGATTTGTACAAAGTTTCAATAAATTATGGTAATCTGGATTTTTTCTCAGTGTAATTTTTTTGGTGCATAGAATGACAGTcggaaaaatgtattttatcatATACTAAGTGAATATTTTCAATAAAGATTGTTgtaatacttttgtatttgcgaatctaaattaaaataatgttgaAGGCTGTAAAGGGAAAATTAGTTTGACTAAGTGCCTATTGGTTAGCTCTGAGCAAAGTTTTAATAAGCTTcacatttattttaatcaaaGGAAACGATCAGGCGCGTGCGTGTACTTAATAGCACTCTTTTAGACGTAGGTCTTTACTAGCCTTTGATTTAGAGATATTTTTGTTCAGGGTATCCCCTtcactattttatattttaaagaatttctTTAACGTCAGCTGATAGTCTGATCAATTAAGTCGACATTTAAGTaatgaaatttataaaaatagtagGAATATAGAAAAGGAAATAAGTATGTCCTATGTATTTTTGGGCTAATCTCGAGAACCAGAGAAAGGATCtgcatgtttttttatatatgtattatgatCTGCAATACTCCAAGAGGTTATAAATAGGTTAAAAATTGTACTCAGGGAAAACCGAATCGAGTAAGTGAGGCACTTCACAGCTTTTCATTTCACCATTTTACTTTCTGTAGGTAAAACCTAGAAAACGCACTCAACTTTACTCCTTTGTGAGTAGTTTTACATAAGAAGCTTGGCTTTCACCAAGTTACTATAAAGCGGGTAAAAGCTGTCTTGTGAGTAGCAATTTGCTCGGCTTTGAAAGCGCGCGGCGAGCAATGCTGAAATCTTTTCAGTCGATCTCGGACCTCCGTACGGCATGGTCGTCCGACGCCGCGTGCCCACCCGCCCATCGAACGAAACTTCGTAACTTTGTTTCATGTCCGTAAATCCGCGGTTATTGGAATTATAAATGAGTTTCTTCTCGTCTTGAACTGTGAATACTGAATTATCCTGTTGATTGCGATGTTGATCGTGTTCAGTCTTCCGAGTTTATAGTTATCTGGCAGATTACTGATGAGTTTAGGTAAAAGTTTATAGTCTACTTTTTGAAATCATACAACAGTTCTGTTTGCTGGCctacaaaaacttttttttaacatcAAAATTGCTAAATTATCTATTGAATTTGGTTATCTTCGTAAGGCTCCCCCAATTTTTTATATGTAATCATCTCTCTGACTTACATATATACATTatctatacataaactcacgagtatttcccaccggagtatggaattccatttgcatcaatcctgacaaacttctcttgcttcttctacattcatcaatcgtttcacacatgCAGGCATGCCGTAAGTACTAGCATaccaaaccttttctaaggacataccCAATTTCATCTACCTGACTTAATTGATCttattcaatttgtcaaaaggtGATACGAACGTCAAGAACGGAGTCGAAAAAGGGATTAAATGGATACCGCCCAAACGTCTAGCCTAAATCCAGATCCTAAACATCGTTCAGCGTTCCTTGTTTGCTTATGTAACTCTACGCCATTGCAGACAccatatttattttgatcaatttCATTCAACAACATTAATTTTGATTGAGTACTTTGTACCTAGATATATTGCATATTGCTTATAGGGTAACAGTTGTagtacttcgtatcaacagtggctggaagttgtatttgattacttgtgactctgcctaccccatttgggattacggccgtgagtttatgtatactttTCATATAATATTTTGTCATGATAGGTATAAACCTATTTTGGTATGGAAAAGAAAGTAGGAATTGCCCATTATTGCATATTTCAATTTTCATTGTGTTGTTgtctgtaagtacttaaagtGTTTTAAATATCGAACCCAACACTGCactattttcttaattatttttaaaatatccaGAATATAATTAGGCTTCATTGGATTGGCCAAAAGCGCCAGCATAGTAAAATACTGCAAAGTTTATAATTGGCTGCGGCAAAACTCTAAAAATTCTGTATTACCTAAGTATTTTATGATTAAAgaattgtgttttaaaatgtcAATTCTGTATCTGTAATATTAAAGTAAAAAGGAAAATGGTGAGGTAAAACAGTAGATATAGTGACTTTAAATATTAGATATCCCTTTCCGTAACCCTTGGTTTCATGTAACTAATGACTTGGTTAGTAACAAGAGTACAAAACTCGGAACTCCGGTTTATACTTTCTTCTTCAGTGAAGAAAGGCGGTATAGGCAATGTTTACACCAAAGACGTTTAATCCAGAGTGAACCCGGTTAATATTACGAAACGGAAAGAAAATACACTATCTATTGTagtgtatttaatgtactttgGCAATTTCTAGGTCATATATTTCATGgacttacaattaaaaactACATCTTAGGGGATTTAATCATGCCTCAAGCTCTATATTAACCCTgtcacctgggttgatgaggtcagtcattgatctcacagcTCATAGGAGAGATGAAGCTTTATCTTCATATTTTTGTTCAATcttagtggagtcaatgaagggtttcacttgtaacttgccagggacagatccgattttgatgattttttcttttgtaggtgtagttttttatatcatttaaaataaaacaatctgACCCgtccctggcaaattagaagttagttaggaagctccggctttattgactccactatttTTGTTGGTTTATcgatggttttatttttattagtaaaatatttttttcacaccGAATTTTAGCTTCTCGTAtagtatatttcaaattttGCCAAGTTGTAATTATAATAGTACAACCACAACATGGATAAAATCAATCAACAAATTTATTTGCTGTTGATTGAACCATAAGCCATCAAATCCATGAGTAACAATAGTCTTCTGTTAATAgacagatcatcatcatcaatttaagagccacgctcttgtcggtgcagcattttccatgctactttttttagggaaaaatagtatATTAactacacatttatttatttatactttagcAAATGGTATCTGAAGTGTTGTATGCAATGAAATCAGCCATCAGTTCACTTTTTAACACGGCTTTTTATTTCTGAAATCTTTTTATATCTAGACCGGCTGGAAAGTACGTGGAGTTTGATATATCTGTTGTTGATAGCGATGTATCGTGGCGTTGAGCAGCTATCGGTCAGATGTCAGCTTGTCGCCACTGTTGGTAGTGATCGAATACTGGCTTATCGCCTATCATAACTTCATCATGTTCGTTGGCTTAGTCAACTTCGATGATAACCTGTATAGAACTTTGTGAATATTATGTTTCCGTTCTTCGGATGCATAGAATAGATAATGTAGCAAGCAAGCAGCAAGTATATACTTAGCTATTATTGGGAGTAAAGACTTTTAAAGTGATTCTTGATGCATATGCCATGTTAAACCAGGTGATAGTAAGTAGCAACTAGCAACAGAAAATCAAACATAATATGAAGTTAACTTATTTGttacctaagtaggtaggtatagcaAATGTATAATAAGATCGCCTTTCGTACAAACATAATTTTACTTACCGttacttactttactacttGTCTTTCAgcgaaaaagtaaataaaatcggACAATAATGAAGTAGTTTAACAGGTTTAACATATCAAAGACAATAAAAGAGACAGTGTAAAATGTGGTTTTACATGAAAGTGGAAAGGACCGCGTGACAAGATGTGCAAGAACGTGAAGACGGTGACATGGGAGTCAGAGGCGCTGATGGGCACCCCTAAGGAGTCGCGCTGGGCCCAGCTGTGCCCTAGGGCTGCGCTGTCGCACGTCGGGTTGTTCGTCGCTCTCATGCTGTACACAGGTGGCGGTGGATTGGTAAGTTTATCTAATTCTATTGTAGCACCTACCTGATTATATTGAGCTACCTGTACCCAAAatcatgaaaataataaacataacatattgCATAAGAACCAACcgtatatttaaattaagagGGAATTTATGTCCAATAATTagaaaacaaaaacttaaataaaacccttattattagaaataaacTTTAACTATATATTTTAAGGAGAATAACATCGCTGAACTTAATTAGTATATGTTGTATTTTACTGAAAACCAACCACGAAATAATTAATCAATGTTATTTTCCGGGTAGAAATTAAGTACCAataattcttaaaaaataaacttaatattacataacttaatgtcATTATATCCTTACTTTTGGTAGGCAAATAACGAATTACCCATATATTCATAGTAAatgcatattttttgttaaaaatctgTGAATTCTTCTTCATACAAGCAGACCGGGCTTTCTTTAACTTTTTCGTCGTCAAACACGTCAAAGTTGGCCGTGTCTCCGGCAGAGCGTACTTTGGGGGTGAAAGGCGGATGTACTCGACTGTTCAGAAGACTATCCCAGTCGATCTCTTTAAACCACTTGTGATTTTTAAAGTCCAAAATTCCATCTTTAAGGTTTCCATACCGTCTCGTCACGTCTACTTGCAAAATATGACCGACCAAGTCCTTAAGTTCATTGGAAAAGTGTCCAGGGCACCTGTATTTTCCGGCCACAATTTTTTCGTAAATTCTCATCGGATCTGAGGCAAAAAATGGAGGATGACCAGCGCTCATTTCAAAAAGCAGCACACCCATAGACCACCAGTCAACTGACATTCCGTAACCTTTGCTGAGTATGATCTCAGGGGCTAGATACTCCGGGGTGCCGCACAAAGTCCAAGTTCTACCCCGAATTAGTTTGCAGAATCCAAAgtcagttatttttatataaccaGTTCTATCTATAAGAATATTCTCTGGCTTCAAGTCTCGGTATACTAATTCACAAGCATGCAGATATTCTAGTGCTAAAATAACTTGTGCTCCATAGAATTTGGCAGAGCTTTCTTCGAACTTTCCCATTTTGCGCAAGTGAGAGAACATTTCACCCCCTACGATGAATGGTAATACGTAGTACAAGTAAAcattgtctttaaaaaaatatttcatgtaCACAACAAAGGGGAAATTGAGACCACAGAGGATTTTCTTTTCATAGTAACTGTGTTCAATTTGCTTCAGTTTGACAATCTTTTCCTTCTCCAGCATCTTCATTGCGTAATATTTCCCGGTGTCAGCATGTTTCACAAGGTACACGATGCCGAAGGCGCCGGTCCCCAGAACTCTCATACGCTCGAAGTCTTGCAGCTTGGCGTTACTTTCAGATTTCTCGTTCCAGATTTCAATAAAGTCTTGGCGCAACTTCTTCAAGTATTGCGAATATTGGTCTTGCTTCTGCGGGGAGTAACCGCCTTCATCCGCCATGTTACCATGCAAAGTTCTCAAATCacttaatgaaatatatttttgtaattgaaATGTAAATTAACTAAATTTTCAGTGCTCCAGCAGCTTTAGGACAACAAGATATATAATATGTGATTTGTAAAAGTATGACTTTTCATTTGAATCTTTTTTTTGATATTGAATACTGTTGAatacaaagagaatataaatccctacgttttagtttttttacgaataatagaaaaaaatatctacaccacttatttttgaaatatcagACCAAATAGTTTGGAATACCTCACCTTTCATTATTATCACAGACATTTAGTCAACATTTAGTACTAAGAAGCAGCAGACCAAACGTAATTATATCACACACACATGGATATGTTGTAACAATTGTTGCATCCTCACGATACAGGctgtaacataattatgttcTTTTCTCCCCCCATATTGCATCCgacaataacatttttatttaataatttaagttgtattatttaacatttcttTCCCTGTTTTATTGTAAAGTATGCAGCTCGGACATTGTAGCTCTCATCAAAAAATATCGACCTTGAGTTCAGTCCATGCTGATGCTATGTCCTGATGTATCTGTATGACGTCTTTGCTGCATGTCTTTTGCCATGATAAGTCCATAATGTATGTTAAGTTTGCTCCTCCTAACCGTATAGTATTAAATGTCTGtgcatattatacatcaatgcaaGGATGATACAAGTACTAATAGAGGTCAATGtgcaatatataaaaatatcagaATGAATTAAAAATCTTCGGTAGGTACTACGTTCTCCTTGCTTAGTTGAGGTCAAATatataaggaaa
The genomic region above belongs to Pectinophora gossypiella chromosome 4, ilPecGoss1.1, whole genome shotgun sequence and contains:
- the LOC126366096 gene encoding cAMP-dependent protein kinase catalytic subunit alpha-like, which produces MRVLGTGAFGIVYLVKHADTGKYYAMKMLEKEKIVKLKQIEHSYYEKKILCGLNFPFVVYMKYFFKDNVYLYYVLPFIVGGEMFSHLRKMGKFEESSAKFYGAQVILALEYLHACELVYRDLKPENILIDRTGYIKITDFGFCKLIRGRTWTLCGTPEYLAPEIILSKGYGMSVDWWSMGVLLFEMSAGHPPFFASDPMRIYEKIVAGKYRCPGHFSNELKDLVGHILQVDVTRRYGNLKDGILDFKNHKWFKEIDWDSLLNSRVHPPFTPKVRSAGDTANFDVFDDEKVKESPVCLYEEEFTDF